GACGACCACGGACGCTGTCACCGAGAGCGCCAGCGGCGTCGCCGACGCAGCGGGCATCGGGACCGAGGACGGACAGATTCTCGATCCCGATGGGTTCGTCGACAACACGCTCACGGTGATCGTCGGGATCCTCGGCGGGATCGTCGTCGGGTTCGTCGGGACGATCGTGTTGGTCGCGCTCACCGAGAGCGGCTGGGCGCTGCTGTTCGGACTGATCGCGTGGCTCGGGTCGACGGCCTATCTCGTCCGGCGGCGGACGGTTCAGGGTGCGGTCTCGAAGACCGGCTACGCGGTCGCGCTCGTGCTGTTGCTCGTCCCGGTGATCGCACTCAGTCCGGTGTTACAGATCGACGGCGGGCTCGAAAGACGGGGCGAGTTCTTCGGAGCGATGTTGCTGTTCGTGCTGATTCCGGCGCTGTTTTCGACCGGTATCGGGTGGGTCGCCGGGAAGTTCGTGCCCGAGAATCGCGGGGGCAGTGAAGGCTGAAAAACGGTCTCGAAAAAC
The Halapricum salinum genome window above contains:
- a CDS encoding zinc ribbon domain-containing protein → MSIDEADPRCPECGEPIGQTATYCMHCSADLTDYQETVEDDELSWDGTDGESGDDGTTTTDAVTESASGVADAAGIGTEDGQILDPDGFVDNTLTVIVGILGGIVVGFVGTIVLVALTESGWALLFGLIAWLGSTAYLVRRRTVQGAVSKTGYAVALVLLLVPVIALSPVLQIDGGLERRGEFFGAMLLFVLIPALFSTGIGWVAGKFVPENRGGSEG